One part of the Leptolyngbya sp. FACHB-261 genome encodes these proteins:
- a CDS encoding NarK family nitrate/nitrite MFS transporter — MARLWSFSGRYRILHLTWFAFFLTFVVWFNFAPFSTAVKADLGLNEAQLRTLAICNVALTVPARIIVGMVLDRYGPRITYSCLLVFAALPCLAFAAAQTFEQLVYSRLALSIVGCGFVIGIRMVAEWFPSREIGLAEGIYGGWGNFGSAGAAFTLPAIAAATAFLAAGEMNWRFAIALTGIVTALYGVFYFFNVQDTPPGKVYERPPSSAGMEVTSRNDFWFMLLMNIPLVGILGVIAWRLTKVNFITSSQMYIIWLLLAGLYVFQAYNAWKANRALMTGQKRYSGEDRYRFSQVALCELAYVGCFGSELAVVSMLPTFFQNTFGLTAALAGTIAGTYAFMNLIARPGGGFLSDVIGSRKWTLAATLAGTGIGYLIFSTAGASWWLPLVVVTTMGASFFVMAAEGATFGIVPLIKRRVTGQIAGNVGAYGNVGAVAYLTIYSLLPEGAAGDRIFFQVMGVTAVIVAFLCAFLLKEPTGSHSEEVLEPAVQKAPVLERRRD, encoded by the coding sequence TAGATTATGGTCATTCAGCGGTCGCTACCGCATTCTGCATTTGACATGGTTTGCGTTTTTTCTAACCTTTGTGGTGTGGTTTAATTTCGCACCATTTTCAACAGCCGTGAAGGCAGACTTAGGTTTAAACGAAGCTCAATTAAGAACTTTAGCCATCTGCAACGTTGCCCTCACTGTTCCAGCGCGAATTATTGTCGGCATGGTTCTAGACCGATACGGCCCTCGCATTACCTACTCCTGCCTACTGGTATTCGCGGCGCTGCCCTGTCTCGCCTTTGCCGCTGCTCAAACCTTTGAACAATTGGTCTACAGCCGCTTGGCTCTCAGCATTGTCGGCTGCGGCTTTGTAATCGGCATTCGCATGGTGGCCGAATGGTTTCCATCCCGTGAAATCGGTCTAGCTGAAGGAATTTATGGCGGCTGGGGCAATTTTGGTTCCGCCGGAGCAGCCTTTACCCTACCGGCAATTGCTGCTGCAACGGCCTTTCTAGCCGCAGGGGAAATGAATTGGCGTTTTGCCATTGCCCTCACAGGCATTGTTACAGCCCTATACGGCGTGTTTTATTTCTTCAATGTTCAAGACACCCCACCAGGCAAAGTCTATGAACGTCCGCCTAGCAGTGCAGGGATGGAAGTGACTAGCCGCAACGACTTCTGGTTCATGTTATTGATGAATATTCCTTTAGTCGGCATTCTCGGAGTCATTGCTTGGCGTTTAACCAAGGTGAATTTTATTACCTCTAGCCAAATGTATATTATTTGGCTACTGCTAGCTGGTCTATATGTCTTTCAGGCTTACAACGCCTGGAAAGCGAATCGAGCTTTGATGACCGGTCAAAAGCGTTATTCCGGTGAAGATCGCTACAGATTTTCGCAAGTTGCCCTGTGCGAACTAGCTTACGTTGGCTGCTTTGGTTCGGAACTGGCAGTAGTTTCGATGCTCCCAACTTTCTTTCAAAACACCTTCGGTCTAACCGCCGCTTTAGCTGGAACGATTGCAGGCACTTATGCCTTTATGAATTTAATTGCCCGTCCGGGTGGCGGCTTCCTTTCTGATGTCATTGGTAGTCGCAAATGGACTTTGGCGGCTACCTTAGCTGGGACTGGTATTGGCTATCTAATTTTCAGCACCGCCGGGGCCAGTTGGTGGTTGCCTTTAGTAGTGGTGACAACGATGGGCGCTTCTTTCTTTGTAATGGCGGCAGAGGGAGCAACCTTCGGCATCGTGCCCTTAATTAAGCGACGCGTAACTGGACAAATTGCTGGCAATGTCGGTGCCTATGGCAATGTCGGTGCTGTCGCTTACCTCACCATCTACAGCCTGCTACCCGAAGGGGCCGCTGGCGACCGGATTTTCTTTCAGGTCATGGGGGTTACAGCAGTCATTGTGGCTTTCCTCTGCGCCTTTTTACTGAAGGAACCCACAGGCTCCCATAGCGAAGAAGTCCTAGAGCCAGCAGTGCAAAAAGCTCCTGTCTTAGAGCGCAGACGCGACTAA